From Girardinichthys multiradiatus isolate DD_20200921_A chromosome 3, DD_fGirMul_XY1, whole genome shotgun sequence, the proteins below share one genomic window:
- the adam15 gene encoding disintegrin and metalloproteinase domain-containing protein 15 isoform X1 — MSGAAGPPLPLVLLLLGGRAAFTVCRSLNAPQDGGILPVEVQMDDALSGVDRLRRPFLEKTRPFVLVDGQRRSLAEAVQDGHPDRLQCGLEVEGRLLLLDLEKNHNLLPKLPDIFFYLTNGTGVSAANPVTHCYYHGSVRGFPQSRVALSTCSGLRGVLVLNSSLSFELQPEDKEHLQHQEEDRAGGGEEEDVHLLFSTSPLEGTAAAGCGVSHTSTPPFLNWTHSRRTKRDILSETKYVELVLVADHQEFLNYQRNNKTIIYRMLDVANQVDWFYRPLNVRVALTGLEIWSDRDKIQVEKSPTDTLNKFLEWRTRDLLPRLRHDNAQLIMGESFDGTTVGMASQSSMCSRERSGGVNVDHLVSVLGVASTIAHELGHNLGMRHDSPERRCSCENEPRLGGCIMEPSTGFMPGQQFSSCSASDLSVSLLHGGGMCLFNVPQPDRLLGGPRCGNLYVEKGEECDCGLLEIGQECDDPCCNASTCQLVPGAQCSSYGICCEDCKLRAAGSVCREPLGECDLPEYCTGSSPYCPPNVFLQNGEACQNSASYCFGGVCANMDTQCQMLWGTNASSAPAVCFSSVNKQGNKYGNCGQLTNGSYVPCANSDVLCGRIQCQGGTERPLLGSIAQILTVRFNNSDLVCRGTFFHLDDDVSDPATVAKGTACGSGKACLNQKCQDVSVFGVDECRRKCSGHGVCNSNKNCHCDVGWAPPDCRYSGHGGSVDSGPARAAAESDPVRVALLVIFFFVLPMVLLFLALRFPRFRRTLCCLGPNSPFHKARQHNRVTDCEMWDLEFEPAHVSRTPVMERVDSRNGEQVRPLRYHLNPQSDIPLTSSQKEVHDRPAPPTKPLPPDPTLTPLQQLGQPRPAAPTKPLPPDPPTPSNQPQVSRPAPPNKPLPPDPVTPGQVSVPLKPIVPKKPRPPAPPTQLFLPPQTGYVSNSKPAALGAVAPAASPSRRPPLRPSRPPVPPKFESSPPL; from the exons ATGAGCGGCGCCGCCGGACCGCCGCTGCCGCTGGTGCTGCTACTGCTAGGCGGCCGTGCGGCGTTCACGGTCTGCAGGTCCCTGAACGCACCGCAGGATGGTGGCATTCTGCCTGTGGAGGTCCAGATGGATGATGCTCTGAGCG GTGTGGACAGACTGAGACGTCCCTTCCTGGAGAAAACTCGTCCCTTCGTCCTGGTGGATGGACAGAGACGGAGTCTGGCTGAAGCTGTCCAG GATGGTCACCCCGACAGGCTGCAGTGTGGGCTGGAGGTGGAAGGACGGCTCCTCCTGCTGGACCTGGAGAAGAACCA CAACCTGCTGCCCAAACTTCCCGACATCTTCTTCTATCTCACCAATGGCACTGGAGTGTCTGCAGCCAACCCTGTG ACTCACTGTTATTATCACGGCAGCGTCCGAGGATTCCCGCAGTCCAGAGTGGCTCTGAGCACCTGCTCCGGACTCCG CGGCGTTCTCGTTCTCAACTCCTCCCTGAGCTTTGAGCTGCAGCCGGAGGACAAGGAACACCTCCAGCATCAGGAGGAGGacagagcaggaggaggagaggaggaagaTGTTCATCTGCTGTTCTCTACCAGCCCTCTGGAGGGCACTGCCGCTGCAGGCTGTGGGGTGTCGCACACATCTACCCCTCCTTTCCTCAACTGGACCCACTCACGGCGG ACGAAGAGGGACATCCTCTCTGAGACCAAATACGTGGAGCTGGTGTTGGTGGCCGATCATCAGGAG TTCCTGAACTACCAGAGGAACAACAAAACCATCATCTACCGCATGCTGGACGTGGCCAACCAGGTGGACTGG TTCTACCGGCCACTGAACGTCCGGGTGGCTCTGACCGGCCTGGAGATCTGGAGCGACCGCGACAAGATCCAGGTAGAGAAGAGTCCCACTGACACCCTCAACAAGTTCCTGGAGTGGAGAACCAGGGACCTGCTGCCGCGACTTCGCCATGACAACGCCCAGCTCATCAT GGGCGAGTCTTTTGACGGCACCACAGTGGGGATGGCGTCCCAGTCGTCCATGTGTTCCAGAGAGCGATCCGGAGGCGTTAACGTG GATCACCTGGTCAGTGTTTTGGGTGTGGCCTCCACCATTGCCCACGAACTCGGTCACAACCTGGGGATGAGACACGACTCGCCCGAACGCCGCTGCTCCTGCGAAAATGAGCCACGCCTTGGAGGATGCATCATGGAGCCATCAACCGG GTTCATGCCTGGTCAGCAGTTCAGCAGCTGCAGCGCCTCAGATCTGTCCGTCAGCCTGCTGCACGGCGGCGGCATGTGTTTGTTCAATGTGCCGCAGCCCGACCGCCTGCTGGGAGGACCTCGCTGTGGAAACCTGTACGTGGAGAAAGGAGAGGAGTGCGACTGCGGCCTGCTGGAG ATTGGTCAGGAGTGTGATGACCCGTGCTGTAATGCCTCCACCTGTCAGCTGGTTCCTGGAGCTCAGTGCTCCTCATACGGTATCTGCTGTGAGGACTGTAAG CTGCGCGCGGCGGGATCGGTGTGCCGTGAGCCGCTCGGAGAGTGCGATCTGCCTGAGTATTGCACAGGCTCCTCCCCCTACTGCCCCCCCAATGTCTTCCTGCAGAATGGAGAGGCCTGCCAGAACAGCGCCTCCTACTGCTTTGGAGGAGTCTGTGCCAACATGGACACCCAGTGCCAGATGCTGTGGGGAACCA ACGCCAGCAGCGCTCCAGCTGTGTGCTTCTCATCAGTCAACAAACAGGGAAACAAATATGGAAACTGTGGTCAGCTGACCAATGGCTCCTACGTCCCCTGTGCAAACTC AGACGTTCTCTGTGGGAGGATCCAGTGTCAGGGCGGGACAGAGCGCCCCCTGCTGGGCAGCATCGCCCAGATCCTCACTGTCCGCTTCAACAACAGCGACCTGGTCTGCAGAGGAACCTTCTTCCATCTGGATGATGACGTGTCCGACCCGGCAACTGTGGCCAAGGGCACGGCCTGTGGGTCCGGCAAG GCTTGTTTAAATCAGAAATGCCAGGATGTGTCTGTGTTCGGTGTGGACGAATGTCGCAGGAAGTGCAGCGGTCACGGG GTGTGTAACAGTAATAAGAACTGTCACTGCGATGTGGGCTGGGCTCCACCTGACTGCAGGTACTCTGGTCACGGAGGCAGTGTGGACAGCGGACCGGCCAGAGCTGCTGCAG AATCTGATCCCGTCCGGGTTGCCCTGCTCGTCATATTCTTCTTCGTTCTGCCCATGGTCCTACTCTTCCTCGCTCTCCGCTTCCCTCGTTTCCGTCGGACCCTCTGCTGCCTTGGACCGAACAGCCCGTTCCACAAAGCCCGGCAGCACAACCG TGTGACTGACTGTGAGATGTGGGATTTGGAGTTTGAACCCGCCCACGTCTCCAG GACTCCGGTGATGGAGCGGGTCGACAGCAGGAACGGAGAGCAGGTCCGACCTCTGAGATACCACTTGAACCCGCAGTCCGACATCCCGCTGACTTCGTCCCAGAAAGAG GTTCATGACAGGCCAGCTCCTCCCACTAAGCCCCTCCCCCCTGACCCCACCCTAACACCCCTGCAGCAG TTGGGTCAACCGCGACCAGCTGCCCCCACCAAGCCTCTGCCCCctgacccccccacccccagcaACCAG CCCCAGGTGAGTCGACCAGCTCCACCCAACAAGCCCCTCCCCCCTGACCCTGTCACACCTGGACAG GTTTCTGTTCCACTCAAGCCTATAGTACCCAAAAAGCCCCGCCCTCCA
- the adam15 gene encoding disintegrin and metalloproteinase domain-containing protein 12 isoform X8 produces the protein MSGAAGPPLPLVLLLLGGRAAFTVCRSLNAPQDGGILPVEVQMDDALSGVDRLRRPFLEKTRPFVLVDGQRRSLAEAVQDGHPDRLQCGLEVEGRLLLLDLEKNHNLLPKLPDIFFYLTNGTGVSAANPVTHCYYHGSVRGFPQSRVALSTCSGLRGVLVLNSSLSFELQPEDKEHLQHQEEDRAGGGEEEDVHLLFSTSPLEGTAAAGCGVSHTSTPPFLNWTHSRRTKRDILSETKYVELVLVADHQEFLNYQRNNKTIIYRMLDVANQVDWFYRPLNVRVALTGLEIWSDRDKIQVEKSPTDTLNKFLEWRTRDLLPRLRHDNAQLIMGESFDGTTVGMASQSSMCSRERSGGVNVDHLVSVLGVASTIAHELGHNLGMRHDSPERRCSCENEPRLGGCIMEPSTGFMPGQQFSSCSASDLSVSLLHGGGMCLFNVPQPDRLLGGPRCGNLYVEKGEECDCGLLEIGQECDDPCCNASTCQLVPGAQCSSYGICCEDCKLRAAGSVCREPLGECDLPEYCTGSSPYCPPNVFLQNGEACQNSASYCFGGVCANMDTQCQMLWGTNASSAPAVCFSSVNKQGNKYGNCGQLTNGSYVPCANSDVLCGRIQCQGGTERPLLGSIAQILTVRFNNSDLVCRGTFFHLDDDVSDPATVAKGTACGSGKACLNQKCQDVSVFGVDECRRKCSGHGVCNSNKNCHCDVGWAPPDCRYSGHGGSVDSGPARAAAESDPVRVALLVIFFFVLPMVLLFLALRFPRFRRTLCCLGPNSPFHKARQHNRVTDCEMWDLEFEPAHVSRTPVMERVDSRNGEQVRPLRYHLNPQSDIPLTSSQKELGQPRPAAPTKPLPPDPPTPSNQVSVPLKPIVPKKPRPPAPPTQLFLPPQTGYVSNSKPAALGAVAPAASPSRRPPLRPSRPPVPPKFESSPPL, from the exons ATGAGCGGCGCCGCCGGACCGCCGCTGCCGCTGGTGCTGCTACTGCTAGGCGGCCGTGCGGCGTTCACGGTCTGCAGGTCCCTGAACGCACCGCAGGATGGTGGCATTCTGCCTGTGGAGGTCCAGATGGATGATGCTCTGAGCG GTGTGGACAGACTGAGACGTCCCTTCCTGGAGAAAACTCGTCCCTTCGTCCTGGTGGATGGACAGAGACGGAGTCTGGCTGAAGCTGTCCAG GATGGTCACCCCGACAGGCTGCAGTGTGGGCTGGAGGTGGAAGGACGGCTCCTCCTGCTGGACCTGGAGAAGAACCA CAACCTGCTGCCCAAACTTCCCGACATCTTCTTCTATCTCACCAATGGCACTGGAGTGTCTGCAGCCAACCCTGTG ACTCACTGTTATTATCACGGCAGCGTCCGAGGATTCCCGCAGTCCAGAGTGGCTCTGAGCACCTGCTCCGGACTCCG CGGCGTTCTCGTTCTCAACTCCTCCCTGAGCTTTGAGCTGCAGCCGGAGGACAAGGAACACCTCCAGCATCAGGAGGAGGacagagcaggaggaggagaggaggaagaTGTTCATCTGCTGTTCTCTACCAGCCCTCTGGAGGGCACTGCCGCTGCAGGCTGTGGGGTGTCGCACACATCTACCCCTCCTTTCCTCAACTGGACCCACTCACGGCGG ACGAAGAGGGACATCCTCTCTGAGACCAAATACGTGGAGCTGGTGTTGGTGGCCGATCATCAGGAG TTCCTGAACTACCAGAGGAACAACAAAACCATCATCTACCGCATGCTGGACGTGGCCAACCAGGTGGACTGG TTCTACCGGCCACTGAACGTCCGGGTGGCTCTGACCGGCCTGGAGATCTGGAGCGACCGCGACAAGATCCAGGTAGAGAAGAGTCCCACTGACACCCTCAACAAGTTCCTGGAGTGGAGAACCAGGGACCTGCTGCCGCGACTTCGCCATGACAACGCCCAGCTCATCAT GGGCGAGTCTTTTGACGGCACCACAGTGGGGATGGCGTCCCAGTCGTCCATGTGTTCCAGAGAGCGATCCGGAGGCGTTAACGTG GATCACCTGGTCAGTGTTTTGGGTGTGGCCTCCACCATTGCCCACGAACTCGGTCACAACCTGGGGATGAGACACGACTCGCCCGAACGCCGCTGCTCCTGCGAAAATGAGCCACGCCTTGGAGGATGCATCATGGAGCCATCAACCGG GTTCATGCCTGGTCAGCAGTTCAGCAGCTGCAGCGCCTCAGATCTGTCCGTCAGCCTGCTGCACGGCGGCGGCATGTGTTTGTTCAATGTGCCGCAGCCCGACCGCCTGCTGGGAGGACCTCGCTGTGGAAACCTGTACGTGGAGAAAGGAGAGGAGTGCGACTGCGGCCTGCTGGAG ATTGGTCAGGAGTGTGATGACCCGTGCTGTAATGCCTCCACCTGTCAGCTGGTTCCTGGAGCTCAGTGCTCCTCATACGGTATCTGCTGTGAGGACTGTAAG CTGCGCGCGGCGGGATCGGTGTGCCGTGAGCCGCTCGGAGAGTGCGATCTGCCTGAGTATTGCACAGGCTCCTCCCCCTACTGCCCCCCCAATGTCTTCCTGCAGAATGGAGAGGCCTGCCAGAACAGCGCCTCCTACTGCTTTGGAGGAGTCTGTGCCAACATGGACACCCAGTGCCAGATGCTGTGGGGAACCA ACGCCAGCAGCGCTCCAGCTGTGTGCTTCTCATCAGTCAACAAACAGGGAAACAAATATGGAAACTGTGGTCAGCTGACCAATGGCTCCTACGTCCCCTGTGCAAACTC AGACGTTCTCTGTGGGAGGATCCAGTGTCAGGGCGGGACAGAGCGCCCCCTGCTGGGCAGCATCGCCCAGATCCTCACTGTCCGCTTCAACAACAGCGACCTGGTCTGCAGAGGAACCTTCTTCCATCTGGATGATGACGTGTCCGACCCGGCAACTGTGGCCAAGGGCACGGCCTGTGGGTCCGGCAAG GCTTGTTTAAATCAGAAATGCCAGGATGTGTCTGTGTTCGGTGTGGACGAATGTCGCAGGAAGTGCAGCGGTCACGGG GTGTGTAACAGTAATAAGAACTGTCACTGCGATGTGGGCTGGGCTCCACCTGACTGCAGGTACTCTGGTCACGGAGGCAGTGTGGACAGCGGACCGGCCAGAGCTGCTGCAG AATCTGATCCCGTCCGGGTTGCCCTGCTCGTCATATTCTTCTTCGTTCTGCCCATGGTCCTACTCTTCCTCGCTCTCCGCTTCCCTCGTTTCCGTCGGACCCTCTGCTGCCTTGGACCGAACAGCCCGTTCCACAAAGCCCGGCAGCACAACCG TGTGACTGACTGTGAGATGTGGGATTTGGAGTTTGAACCCGCCCACGTCTCCAG GACTCCGGTGATGGAGCGGGTCGACAGCAGGAACGGAGAGCAGGTCCGACCTCTGAGATACCACTTGAACCCGCAGTCCGACATCCCGCTGACTTCGTCCCAGAAAGAG TTGGGTCAACCGCGACCAGCTGCCCCCACCAAGCCTCTGCCCCctgacccccccacccccagcaACCAG GTTTCTGTTCCACTCAAGCCTATAGTACCCAAAAAGCCCCGCCCTCCA